The Deinococcus puniceus genome segment CTTCTGTTCAAAGGTCAGGGTGCTGTTTGCAGGAGTCATGGGGTGCAAGATAGCGTGCTGGGCGCGTTGCAGGTAGGCGGGTGGGCAGCAAACGCCAGCGCCCAGATACCCCCATTGGCGGGCCACACTTGACCGCACCGCCGATAGCGTCTATATTCCTGTGGCTGGCAGCGAGGCGTAGCGCAGCCTGGTAGCGCACTACCTTGGGGTGGTAGGGGTCGCAAGTTCAAATCTTGTCGCCTCGACCAGCAGAAGCCCGCTCTGAATTGATTTCAGGGCGGGCTTGTTTTGGCGTCCCTGCTCTCCATCAGCTCCCGCATATCAGCTTCCCTACACTCTCTTGCTGCGTTATCTTGGCGGCGTGAGCTACCGCGTCAAGATCAGTGAGGAGAGTTACGGGGGGCTGAAGGCCGAGCTGTACGCCATTTGCCGCGTCACCGACCAACTCGTGCAGAGTCCTGAACCGCATTTCCGCGAAATCTATGCCGACACGGGGCAGCGGCAGGTCAAATTCACGCTGAACAACGACAGTGTGACGCTGGAACCGGGCATCCTGTCCTATGCACAGGGCCGCCTGAGCTTTAGCGTAGTGCAGCAGCAGCAAGGCGGGTTCCTCAGCCGGGCGGTGCGCGGTGCAGGCAGCGGCGAATCGGCCTTTGGCACGCGGGTCAGCGGCACGGGCGAGGTCTGGACGGAGCCGACGCATAAGCATTTTATTTTTGCCACCATGGAAGGCCAAGACAGCATGCTCATCGATGACCGCGCCTACTACGCCGCGCAGGGATCTCTGAAGCTCAGCACCCACACGCACAAAAAGGTGCAGGGAGCCGTGAGCGGCAACGGCCTGATGCAGCCCCGGCTGGACGGCGAAGGCCTGTTTGTGATCGAGTGCCCGGTCAGTGTGCATGAAGTGGAAGTATTGGACGTGCAGGCGGGCGAAACCGTGACCGTCGACGGCGACATGATGCTGATGTACACGGGCACCATGAACCCGCAGTTGGGCGCACTCGTGAAGGGCCTCCGTAACGCCGCCCGAAGCGGAGAAGGCTTCGTGTACACGTTGCAGGGGCCGGGGCAAGTGTTCCTGACGCCGACGCACATCAGCGCAGGCAGCTTGGCCTAAACAGCACCCAGTCCCAACAGGCAGGCGCTAGGCTTGGCCCATGCGCCGTTTCCTGTTGCCTCTGTCCGTGGCCCTCCTGCTTGTCCCGGCCCCATTTGTCGCAGCCTTGGCCCAGAGCAGCGTTCCCGCCATACCGCCCGTTTCCAGTTCTGCCCCGACTACTCCCGCGCCAACGTCTCTCACCCTCACCGCCCCAGTCGGCACGGTGCGCGAATACCGGGGCAATGAGGTCACGCGGGTCACGTTCACAGGCGGCGATTTTGTGCTGACGGGCGTGCCGGAAGCCGAGGCCCAGGATGCACAGGCGCAGTTTTTGGCCGCGCTGAAATCGCGTTCGGGTGAGACCGTGCAGCCGTTCAAGCAATTCGTGAAGGTGCTGCCCGCTGCGGGCACGCCCGGCAAGCTGCTGTACACGTCCATTCTGACCGATGAGGGGCAAGAGCCGCTCACGCTGCGTTCGGTGAGGACGCTGGGAGCGAGCGCCACTCTGGCCTTTCAGCCCGACGAATCGCCCGAAAACGCCGACCCGTTGGCGGGTATTCTGGGCAATCTGAATACGTTGCTGGCCGCCCTGCACGCCGATCTGATCGCCAATTTCGATCCGGCGGCGTTCGGGATTCTGGGCAAACCCCTGACACCCGGCACAGTGTTCACGCGCACCAAAACGCTGAAGCCCAATAATCCGCTGGCAGGTTTGGGCACCGGCAACCGCGAAACGCAGGCCATCAGCGTGGAGCAGCAACTCCGCTTCGAGGGCGTGCAGGGCGGGCTACTGGTCTTCAGCCGCGCCGCCCGGATCGTGCAGGGCCAGCAAATCGTGACCGGGCAGAGTGCCAACCTGACCACCACCCTCAGCAGCTACACCCTGACCGGAGAACTGCGCGTGACACGGGACGGCCTGCCCGTGAGTGCCACCCGCACCGAAAGCTACGCCGCCGAGGTAAAGGGCAAATTGACCGCTCCAGAAGGGCAGGACGCTGGAGAAGCCAATTTTTCGCTGCAACTCGGCGGAAGCAGTGTGCTGACCTTGACCTCTGTGCGCTGAGCTTTGCAAGTCTGGTTCTGTGTCAGACGCTGTTGCGTTCCGCCTCAGCCCAGCGCCGCATAAGCCCGCGCCACCCGCGCCGCTACTGCCGCGTTGTGGCGTACCAGCGCAATATTCGTGTCCAGACTGCGACCCCCGGTAATTTCCACGATGCGGCCCAGCAGATACGGTGTGGTGTCTTTGCCCGTCAGCCCCAGCGCGTCCATGTCGGCCAATGCCTGCTCTATGTGCGGGGTGATGTCGGCGGCAGGAATCTCGGCGTCTGCGGGAACCGGATTTGCCAGCAGCACGCCCCCGCCTATGCCTAAACTCCATTTGGCGTGCAGCACGCGGGCGGCTTCCTCCTCCGTCTTCACTGACAGGGGCGAGCGGAACCCGCTGGAGCGCGAATAGAACGCCGGGAATTCTTCGCTGCCCAGCGTGATGGCCGGGACGCCCTGCGTTTCTAGATATTCCAGCGTCAGGCCGATATCCAGAATGCTCTTCACACCCGCGCTGACCACGCACACGTCGGTGCGGGCCAGTTCCATCAGATCGGCGCTCACGTCCAGCGTTTGCGTGCCGCCCCGGTGAACGCCGCCTGTGCCGCCCGTCGCAAACACCCGGATGCCCGCCAGCGCCGCGATTCGCATGGTAGACGCGACGGTGGTGGCCCCATGCCCGCCCAACGCCACCGTCACGGGCAGGTCACGGGTGCTGATTTTCTGCACGTTTTTATCTGTCGCCAGCAGTTCCAGTTCATCCGGCGTCAGGCCCACTTTCAGGCGGCCCCCCAGTACGGCAATGGTGGCGGGCACGGCTCCCTCCGCCCGGATCAGGTCTTCCACGCCGCGTGCCATTTCCACGTTGCGCGGGTACGGCATCCCGTGACTGATGATGGTACTTTCCAGCGCCACCACAGCTTTTCCGGCGGCCAAGGCTTCGGCCACTTCGGGGAGAAGATCGAGCAGGGGGTGGGTGGTTCGGGTGGGGGCGATGTTCATGGAGGAAGTGTAGAGGGATCGTGGATCGTGGATCGTGGATCGTGGATCGTGGATCGTGGATCGTGGATCGTGGATCGTGGATCGTGGATCGTGGATCGTGGATCGTGGATCGTGGATCGTGGATCGTGGATCGTGGATCGTGGAGATGTGAAATGAATCTCTAGCTTTGTTGCCAAAGCTTGAAGCCAAAAACTGTGCCGCTTACGCCCACCCGCGCTTTTCCCACGATCCACCCACCACGTTCTTACTGCCGTTTCTCCCACTCAGCGTAACTCACCCGGTCTAGCACGAACGTTTCCCGCGTCAGGGCGTAGCTGCCGCGCCCGCCCATGCGCCCTATAAGGTCTAGGGCATTGGTGTTTACATAGTGGCGTTCGGCGTCCTGCACGGCGTCGCTGCGGAGGCTCACACCCAGTACCACGCCCAGAATAATTCGGGTGCGGCCAATCAAAATGGTCTGCACTTCGCGGCATTCCAGCGCGGCGGGACTGGCGGCCACCCTTGGCACGCGCACTTTCACGCCGTCTGCGAGGGCCACATTCAGCGTCTGGGCCTCGCCAACGCCGTGCGGAAAGTCGGTGGCGGTGGCGTTCATGGTGGCGGCCAACTCCGCCGACACCAGATTCACCGTAAATTCGCCGCCAGAGCCGATGTTCAGCGCCGTGTCTTTGGGCACGCCGTCTGCGCGGTCACCGGGGGCGAAGGCCACCACAGGCGGGTCTGACCCCATCAGGCCAAAAAAGGAATACGGCGCGAGATTCACATGCCCGCCCTCGCCCAACGTGCTGACCCACGCAATCGGGCGCGGCACCACGACGCCCGTGACCAGCTTGTAGCAGGCGGCGGCGGGCAAGGCAGTCAGGTCGAAGTGTGTAAAGTCTTTGGGCGTGAAGTTTGGGTCTGCGAAGTCTGGGGGCGTGGAGCTTTGTGACATAGATTTCAGCCTAACCTGCTGCGGCGCTAGAATCTGGCCTATGCCTGACGTTTCTTCCCCGCTGGCCTACCGCGACGCCTACGCGAAATTGTCGCGGATTGCCGCCGAACTGGAATCGGGCGAGGCCGACTTAGACCGCGTGTTGCCGCTGTTGGAGGAAGCCAAAGCCGCCTACGCCGCTTGCCATGAGCGCATAGAGGCGGTGCGGGCGGTGCTGGCTGGAAGCTGGGGCGCGGAGGTTGCCGGAGCAGATGCGGAGCAGGACGACGCGGACGACGCCACGGATGACCCGTATTGAAAGCGGGCTGGAAAGTGGGGAAGACGAAACCGCCCGGCGCGGGTATGCTGCCCGTATGAGTGACGCCGCCCCCCCCTCCCCGATGGGCGCTGAGAACTTGGGTGCTGACCGCGCCCATGCTGCGCCCACTCCTGCCTCCCCGGCCCCCAAGCCCAAAGAATCGGAATTGGCCCCGGTGGTCAATCCGCGCGTGTACCGCTTTGTCGTGGACATCACTTACCTGCCCGTGCTGCTCAGCGGTATGCGCCTAGAAGTGCATGGGCGCGAGCATGTGCCGCCGCCGGGAACGCCGCTGGTGGTGGCGGCCAATCACCGCTCTGGCCTCGACCCATTCCTGATCGCACGCGCCCTGCCGCCGGGGCGCTATATGCAGTTCATGGCGAAAAAAGAACTGTTCGGCCCCATTACCGGGCCACTGATCACGGCAGGCGGCAGCTATCCGGTAGACCGAAATATCAGCGACGTGAAAGCCGTGCGAACCAGCCTGCGCATTCTGGCGGCGGGCGGAACAGTGGGTATTTTCCCCGAAGGCACACGCGGCGGCGGAGAGCTGCATGGCGGCGTGGCCCTGATTGCCGCCAAAGGCCGCGCCCCGATTCTGCCCGTCGGGATCAGCCGGGTCGGGCGGCGTTGGATCGTGCGTTTTGGCCCGCCGTTGCCACCGCGCGGGGGCATCAAAGCGCTCACTGTAGAAGTGGGCGAAAGGCTGGCAGAGTTGGCTCAGCCGGTGGGGGAGAAGGTTTAGAGAGCGGTGGAGGGGCGCTGTGCCTATTCCACGAGCCTGTTCTCCGGCTTCCGCTCGACTCCTGCATCGTCGGCCCTGCTGATCAAGGCAACCTGTCCGGGGGCCCCGGCCTCAGCGCCGCCGTGCTGGAGCGCACCCTGCCCAAGGAGAGTCGACGCTGGGTACGCCGTCTTGACAGGGCAGAGGGGAGTCCTTATACTCCCTTTCGCCCTGTCTGTGCCCAGACAGTTCTCTTTTGGATCGTTAGCTCAATTGGCAGAGCAGCTGACTCTTAATCAGCGGGTTGTAGGTTCGATTCCTACACGATCCACCACCGATAAGCCCGCCTAGTGCGGGTTTTTTGCTTATCCAGTCGAGTGAATACATCGATGTGCCACACCAGTGCCACATCATGGGAAAGATTGGCTGTGTTGTGCCACAGAAGCACTGCACAATCTCTGCGGACACATACACCATGTACACAATAATCGTATTCAACGTCCAGGGCGCATTTTCCCCGTGTGCCGCTCTATCCAGCAATGTACATCTGTTCAACCTCAGAGACCAGATGAATCCAGTTGAAATGAACCTTGTCTGAATGAAATCGCGCTCCCTCAATAGGTAATCAGGGAAGGTTTTAAGCGCACTCTCCTGGTGGCCGCATTTCAGACTGACCCCTAGCGAACTGAAAGCATTAGGGCCCGAAGGCTAAGGGTTGAACTTTAAGGGAGTGAGAGTATCTTTTCGTGCTGTGGCGCGAAGAAATCACAAATGAACAGTGGGAACGATTGGCACCCCTCCTGCCACCCCTGCTCGGTCTGGGACGTCCCTCTGTGGAGCACCGTCCCATCGTCAGTGGCATCCTCTGGGTGCTCAGAACAGATGCGCCGTGGCGCGACGTCCCAGAGCGGTTCGGCAAGTGGACGACCATTGCCAGCCGATTCCGTCGCTGGACCGCCAAAGGCCTTTGGCAGCAGATCTGTGCAGCATTGCAACGAGAAGCTGATCTAAAAGGTCAGCTCGACTGGTCGATGCACTTTGGCGATGGCACGGTCATCCGAGTACATCAATATGCTGCGGGAGCAAGTGGTGGACAAGAAGAGGAAGCATTGGGATGATCACGAGGTGGCTTCAGTACCAAGATCCATCTCCGTGCGGAAGGACACGGAAAGCCCATGGCTTTCCTGCTGAGTGGTAGAGAACGGCACGAGTCGACGTTCTTAGCAACGCTGTTGGAGACCGG includes the following:
- a CDS encoding AIM24 family protein, with the translated sequence MLRYLGGVSYRVKISEESYGGLKAELYAICRVTDQLVQSPEPHFREIYADTGQRQVKFTLNNDSVTLEPGILSYAQGRLSFSVVQQQQGGFLSRAVRGAGSGESAFGTRVSGTGEVWTEPTHKHFIFATMEGQDSMLIDDRAYYAAQGSLKLSTHTHKKVQGAVSGNGLMQPRLDGEGLFVIECPVSVHEVEVLDVQAGETVTVDGDMMLMYTGTMNPQLGALVKGLRNAARSGEGFVYTLQGPGQVFLTPTHISAGSLA
- a CDS encoding pseudouridine-5'-phosphate glycosidase, yielding MNIAPTRTTHPLLDLLPEVAEALAAGKAVVALESTIISHGMPYPRNVEMARGVEDLIRAEGAVPATIAVLGGRLKVGLTPDELELLATDKNVQKISTRDLPVTVALGGHGATTVASTMRIAALAGIRVFATGGTGGVHRGGTQTLDVSADLMELARTDVCVVSAGVKSILDIGLTLEYLETQGVPAITLGSEEFPAFYSRSSGFRSPLSVKTEEEAARVLHAKWSLGIGGGVLLANPVPADAEIPAADITPHIEQALADMDALGLTGKDTTPYLLGRIVEITGGRSLDTNIALVRHNAAVAARVARAYAALG
- a CDS encoding flavin reductase family protein, which translates into the protein MSQSSTPPDFADPNFTPKDFTHFDLTALPAAACYKLVTGVVVPRPIAWVSTLGEGGHVNLAPYSFFGLMGSDPPVVAFAPGDRADGVPKDTALNIGSGGEFTVNLVSAELAATMNATATDFPHGVGEAQTLNVALADGVKVRVPRVAASPAALECREVQTILIGRTRIILGVVLGVSLRSDAVQDAERHYVNTNALDLIGRMGGRGSYALTRETFVLDRVSYAEWEKRQ
- the xseB gene encoding exodeoxyribonuclease VII small subunit, translating into MPDVSSPLAYRDAYAKLSRIAAELESGEADLDRVLPLLEEAKAAYAACHERIEAVRAVLAGSWGAEVAGADAEQDDADDATDDPY
- a CDS encoding lysophospholipid acyltransferase family protein — its product is MGAENLGADRAHAAPTPASPAPKPKESELAPVVNPRVYRFVVDITYLPVLLSGMRLEVHGREHVPPPGTPLVVAANHRSGLDPFLIARALPPGRYMQFMAKKELFGPITGPLITAGGSYPVDRNISDVKAVRTSLRILAAGGTVGIFPEGTRGGGELHGGVALIAAKGRAPILPVGISRVGRRWIVRFGPPLPPRGGIKALTVEVGERLAELAQPVGEKV